The Streptomyces cynarae genome contains a region encoding:
- a CDS encoding sensor histidine kinase: MAALMKALLAFFRQAEPRTAPSGWGIALDGAIAVGAAAAAVFEAAQTTSHGPVLGLVALTALPLALRRVFPISAWLVVIAAIVVVQQTTVPPVALGAAVFAAYSAIAHSKYRNLAIACVVVVTLAATAYSPLPRFPGRLTAVLTIAPTVIAGLGIRELRRRLNDSAARLRRAADEQETATLQAIETERARISAELHDVVTHNVSVMVIQTGAARKMLNTSPGEAEEALLAAEASGRVAMAELRNLLGLLSPAQRDGESAALHPQPGLHELPALIERVSAAGLPVKLDVSGPPRPLPPGADLAAYRVVQEALTNVLRHTAKAATAVSIHWGDELLITVSDNGPGTGGNWGRGLLGLRERLALYGGEFEAGPRAEGGWWVRAVLPT, from the coding sequence ATGGCGGCTCTTATGAAGGCGCTGCTCGCCTTCTTTCGGCAGGCCGAGCCTCGCACCGCCCCGTCCGGCTGGGGGATCGCGCTGGATGGAGCGATCGCGGTGGGGGCGGCCGCCGCCGCTGTGTTCGAAGCAGCACAGACCACCAGCCATGGGCCGGTTCTGGGCCTCGTGGCGCTGACCGCGCTGCCGCTCGCGCTGCGGCGGGTGTTCCCCATCTCCGCATGGCTGGTGGTCATCGCCGCCATCGTGGTCGTACAGCAGACGACGGTGCCGCCAGTGGCCCTCGGTGCGGCGGTGTTCGCCGCCTACAGCGCCATCGCCCACAGCAAGTACCGGAACCTGGCCATTGCCTGCGTGGTGGTCGTCACGCTGGCCGCCACCGCGTACTCCCCCCTGCCCAGGTTCCCCGGCCGGCTCACCGCGGTGCTGACCATCGCGCCCACGGTGATCGCCGGGCTCGGTATTCGCGAACTGCGGCGGAGGCTCAACGATTCCGCCGCGCGGCTACGGCGCGCCGCGGACGAGCAGGAGACCGCCACACTGCAGGCGATCGAGACCGAGCGGGCCCGGATCTCGGCCGAGCTGCACGACGTGGTGACGCACAATGTCAGCGTGATGGTGATCCAGACCGGCGCGGCACGCAAGATGCTGAACACCTCACCGGGCGAGGCCGAGGAGGCGCTGCTGGCCGCGGAGGCCAGCGGCCGGGTCGCCATGGCCGAGCTGCGGAACCTGCTGGGGCTGCTCAGCCCGGCGCAGCGGGACGGGGAGAGCGCCGCTCTGCACCCGCAACCGGGTCTGCACGAGTTGCCTGCCCTGATCGAGCGGGTGTCCGCCGCGGGGCTTCCGGTCAAGCTGGATGTCAGCGGCCCCCCTCGGCCGCTGCCACCGGGCGCGGACCTCGCCGCCTACCGGGTGGTTCAGGAAGCCTTGACGAACGTTCTGCGACATACCGCGAAGGCGGCCACCGCCGTGTCGATCCACTGGGGAGACGAACTCCTGATCACGGTCAGCGACAACGGCCCGGGCACCGGTGGCAACTGGGGCCGGGGGCTGCTCGGGCTGCGGGAGCGGCTGGCGCTGTACGGCGGAGAGTTCGAGGCGGGGCCGCGCGCGGAAGGCGGCTGGTGGGTGCGGGCGGTCCTGCCGACATGA
- a CDS encoding ABC transporter permease → MVIVFGAAAVTFGIGLGSTLNRVGDDSPYSRMAVQVSGGTGGKAPSLSDAQQRAVESVLKAQDGTRYYVTETDAQFSVPGAVQKATATAYGDTPSLSGIPLISGRWYSASPGAAEVDVNTLFLTDTGTSVGSTYTLISGRHRLTVHIVGEVFRTGSQPAMYLSRATLSRIDPGAQPQYFDVALQPGTSAQAYTNNVSAALGHSYRATSSQASTTQFLAVLTLITMLTVLITVVAGLGVLNTVALQIRERAHDIGVYKAIGMTPRQTLLMAVCSVAGVGLVAGIVGVPAGVFLHHAVVPLMAHAANSGYPQSLLSVYSTRELILLGLAGPVIATVGALGPAGWAAQAGTANALRAE, encoded by the coding sequence GTGGTCATCGTGTTCGGCGCCGCGGCTGTGACGTTCGGCATCGGGTTGGGGTCGACGCTGAACCGGGTCGGCGACGACTCGCCCTACTCGCGTATGGCCGTGCAGGTGTCGGGCGGCACAGGCGGCAAGGCCCCGTCCCTGAGCGACGCGCAGCAGCGCGCGGTCGAGTCGGTGCTGAAAGCACAGGACGGAACGCGGTACTACGTGACCGAGACCGACGCCCAGTTCAGCGTGCCCGGCGCGGTGCAGAAGGCAACCGCCACCGCCTACGGCGACACCCCGTCCCTGAGCGGGATTCCGCTGATCTCCGGCCGCTGGTACTCCGCCTCCCCAGGAGCCGCGGAGGTGGACGTGAACACCCTGTTCCTCACCGACACCGGCACCTCGGTCGGGTCGACGTACACACTGATCTCCGGCCGACACCGGCTGACGGTCCACATCGTGGGCGAGGTGTTCAGGACGGGCAGTCAGCCCGCCATGTACCTGAGCCGGGCCACGCTCTCCCGTATCGACCCGGGTGCGCAGCCGCAGTACTTCGACGTGGCCCTCCAGCCCGGCACCAGCGCGCAGGCGTACACCAACAACGTGTCCGCGGCACTCGGCCACTCTTACCGGGCCACCTCCTCCCAGGCTTCGACCACGCAGTTCCTCGCCGTACTCACCTTGATCACGATGCTCACGGTCCTGATCACCGTGGTCGCCGGCCTCGGCGTGCTGAACACCGTGGCGCTGCAGATCCGCGAGCGAGCCCACGACATCGGCGTGTACAAGGCGATCGGCATGACGCCGCGCCAGACCCTCCTCATGGCGGTGTGCTCGGTCGCCGGCGTCGGCCTGGTCGCCGGAATCGTCGGAGTCCCCGCCGGAGTCTTCCTGCACCATGCCGTGGTGCCGCTGATGGCGCACGCCGCGAACTCCGGATACCCGCAGTCCCTGCTGTCCGTGTACTCCACGCGCGAGCTGATCCTGCTGGGACTCGCCGGGCCGGTCATCGCAACCGTCGGCGCCCTCGGCCCGGCCGGCTGGGCGGCGCAGGCCGGAACGGCAAACGCCCTGCGCGCCGAATAG
- a CDS encoding MFS transporter, which yields MTQTTATAPTVEEPQPTRTTRIHRAWFVAAVTFVTIIGAAAFRSLPGLLIDPLHQEFHWSRGTIGAAVSINLALYGLTAPFAAALMDRFGIRRVVAVALVVIALGSGATVWMTAPWQLLLCWGLLVGLGSGSMALAFAATVTNRWFTTRRGLVSGILTAGSASGQLIFLPLLSWMVERHGWRPAAVTVALAALAVVPFVWLLLRDHPADAGQKPYGAEEFVPKPEPARGAARRAVTVLFSAVRTGPFWLLAGTFAICGASTNGLIQTHFVPAAHDHGMPITAAASLLAVVGVFDVVGTIASGWFTDRFEPRRLLAVYYALRGTSLLFLPMLLAPSVHPPMIFFIVFYGLDWVATVPPTLALCREQYGEDSAIVFGWVLASHQVGAALVAFLGGVARDTFGSYDVVWYAAGALCAAAALMALVIRRRPAGAPAPA from the coding sequence GTGACCCAGACAACCGCCACCGCACCCACTGTCGAGGAACCACAACCGACCCGGACGACCCGCATCCACCGCGCCTGGTTCGTCGCCGCCGTCACCTTCGTGACGATCATCGGCGCCGCGGCCTTCCGTTCGCTGCCGGGCCTGCTGATCGACCCGCTGCACCAGGAGTTCCACTGGTCGCGCGGCACGATCGGCGCGGCGGTGTCGATCAACCTCGCGCTGTACGGCCTGACCGCCCCCTTCGCCGCCGCCCTGATGGACCGCTTCGGCATCCGCAGGGTGGTCGCCGTGGCCCTCGTGGTGATCGCACTCGGCTCGGGCGCGACCGTGTGGATGACGGCGCCTTGGCAGCTCCTGCTGTGCTGGGGCCTGCTGGTGGGCCTGGGCTCCGGTTCGATGGCGCTGGCCTTCGCGGCGACGGTCACCAACCGCTGGTTCACCACGCGGCGCGGCCTGGTGAGCGGCATCCTCACCGCGGGCTCGGCCTCTGGGCAGCTGATCTTCCTGCCCCTGCTGTCCTGGATGGTGGAGCGCCACGGCTGGCGCCCGGCCGCGGTGACGGTGGCCCTCGCCGCCCTCGCGGTCGTCCCCTTCGTCTGGCTGCTGCTGCGCGACCACCCGGCGGACGCGGGTCAGAAGCCGTACGGCGCCGAGGAGTTCGTACCGAAGCCGGAACCCGCACGGGGCGCCGCCCGCCGCGCCGTCACCGTGCTGTTCTCGGCGGTGCGCACGGGCCCGTTCTGGCTGCTGGCCGGCACCTTCGCGATCTGCGGCGCCTCCACCAACGGCCTGATCCAGACCCACTTCGTCCCGGCGGCCCACGACCACGGCATGCCGATCACGGCGGCGGCCTCGCTGCTCGCGGTCGTCGGTGTCTTCGACGTGGTGGGCACGATCGCCTCCGGCTGGTTCACGGACCGCTTCGAGCCGCGCCGCCTGCTCGCCGTGTACTACGCCCTGCGCGGCACCTCGCTGCTGTTCCTGCCCATGCTGCTGGCCCCGTCCGTCCATCCGCCGATGATCTTCTTCATCGTCTTCTACGGCCTGGACTGGGTCGCCACGGTCCCGCCCACGCTGGCGCTGTGCCGGGAGCAGTACGGCGAGGACAGCGCCATCGTCTTCGGCTGGGTGCTGGCCTCCCACCAGGTCGGCGCGGCCCTGGTCGCCTTCCTCGGCGGCGTGGCACGGGACACCTTCGGCTCGTACGACGTGGTCTGGTACGCGGCCGGGGCGCTGTGCGCGGCGGCGGCCCTGATGGCCCTGGTGATCCGGCGCCGCCCGGCGGGAGCACCGGCACCGGCGTGA
- a CDS encoding GlxA family transcriptional regulator, translating into MTRESTFRPHRVVVLALDGLLPFELGIPHRIFGRPKDAEGRHLYEVVTCSVRPPGPVETDADFSIHVENGPEALATADTVIVPASYEMGPVFDEGVLTDELAAALARIRPGTRLASICTGVYVFAAAGLLDGRPATTHWAEAAHLQRLFPRIKVDPDVLFIDDGDILTSAGVAAGIDLCLHMVRRDHGSAVANEVARRTVVPPHRDGGQAQYIHRPVPEPQLATTTTARAWALGRLHEPIQLRDMAEQEAMSVRTFTRRFREEVGMSPGQWLTQQRVERARHLLESTDLSMDQVARDAGFGTAQSMRQHLQAALGVTPTTYRRTFRTGAADPVVTS; encoded by the coding sequence ATGACCCGTGAGTCCACGTTCCGGCCGCACCGCGTCGTCGTCCTCGCCCTCGACGGGCTGCTCCCCTTCGAACTGGGCATCCCGCACCGGATCTTCGGGCGTCCCAAGGACGCCGAGGGCCGGCACCTGTACGAGGTCGTCACCTGCTCGGTCCGGCCACCGGGCCCGGTCGAGACGGACGCCGACTTCTCCATCCACGTCGAGAACGGCCCGGAGGCCCTGGCCACCGCCGACACCGTGATCGTCCCGGCGTCCTACGAGATGGGTCCGGTCTTCGACGAGGGGGTGCTGACCGACGAGCTGGCCGCCGCGCTCGCCCGTATCCGGCCCGGCACCCGGCTCGCCTCCATCTGCACCGGCGTCTACGTCTTCGCAGCCGCCGGCCTTCTCGACGGGCGTCCCGCCACCACGCACTGGGCCGAGGCCGCGCACTTGCAGCGGCTCTTCCCCCGGATCAAGGTCGATCCGGACGTCCTGTTCATCGACGACGGCGACATCCTGACCTCCGCGGGCGTCGCGGCCGGGATCGACCTGTGCCTGCACATGGTGCGCCGCGACCACGGCAGCGCCGTCGCCAACGAGGTGGCCCGCCGCACGGTCGTCCCGCCGCACCGCGACGGCGGCCAGGCGCAGTACATCCACCGCCCGGTACCCGAGCCGCAGCTGGCGACCACCACCACCGCCCGCGCCTGGGCGCTCGGCCGCCTCCACGAACCGATCCAGCTGCGCGACATGGCGGAGCAGGAAGCCATGTCCGTACGCACCTTCACACGCCGTTTCCGCGAGGAGGTCGGCATGAGCCCGGGCCAGTGGCTCACCCAGCAGCGCGTCGAGCGGGCCCGCCATCTGCTGGAGTCCACCGACCTGTCGATGGACCAGGTGGCGCGGGACGCCGGTTTCGGCACCGCCCAGTCGATGCGCCAGCACCTCCAGGCGGCCCTCGGCGTCACGCCCACCACGTACCGGCGGACCTTCCGCACGGGAGCCGCCGACCCGGTCGTCACCTCCTAG
- a CDS encoding acyl-CoA dehydrogenase family protein yields the protein MNFEPDPQDEVFRAQVRTWLEAHLGTPHTRRSWERTLGRAGWIGLSWPEDGYGNRRAPLTQQVVWAEEYARSQAPPRSGHIGENLLAPTLLTHGTQAQKSRFLPPIARGEELWCQGYSEPGAGSDLAGLRTAAVRDTPTSYRVTGQKTWTSLAHEADWCFVLARTDPTSHRHHGLTFLLVPMDQPGRIEVRPIRQLTGTSEFNEVFFDGAAARAEHVVGGEGNGWRVAMSLLGFERGVSTLAQQIGFANELAEVVRTALATGAADDPVLRDRLVTQWAELRTMRWNALRTLGDTTDPAAPSVAKLLWAHWHQRLGELAMQVRGAAGAAGPADWSPTEPYALDPLQHLFLFSRADTIYGGSDEIQRTIIAERVLGLPKEPRGTKG from the coding sequence ATGAACTTCGAGCCAGACCCGCAAGACGAGGTGTTCCGTGCGCAGGTCCGCACCTGGCTGGAAGCCCACCTCGGCACCCCCCACACCCGCCGATCCTGGGAACGCACCCTCGGCCGAGCCGGCTGGATCGGCCTGTCCTGGCCCGAGGACGGCTACGGCAACCGCCGCGCCCCTCTCACCCAACAGGTCGTCTGGGCGGAGGAGTACGCCCGCTCCCAGGCACCACCCCGCTCCGGCCACATAGGGGAGAACCTCCTCGCCCCCACCCTCCTCACCCACGGCACCCAGGCCCAGAAGTCCCGCTTCCTGCCGCCCATAGCCCGGGGCGAGGAACTCTGGTGCCAGGGCTACAGCGAACCCGGCGCCGGCTCCGACCTGGCGGGCCTGCGCACCGCCGCCGTGCGCGACACCCCCACCTCGTACCGCGTCACCGGCCAGAAGACCTGGACCTCCCTCGCCCACGAGGCGGACTGGTGCTTCGTCCTCGCCCGTACAGACCCCACCTCCCACCGCCACCACGGCCTGACCTTCCTCCTCGTCCCGATGGACCAGCCCGGCCGTATCGAGGTCCGCCCCATCCGCCAGCTCACCGGGACCAGCGAGTTCAACGAGGTGTTCTTCGACGGGGCGGCGGCCCGCGCCGAACACGTCGTCGGCGGCGAGGGCAACGGCTGGCGCGTGGCGATGAGCCTGCTCGGCTTCGAACGCGGCGTCTCCACCCTCGCCCAGCAGATCGGCTTCGCGAACGAACTCGCCGAGGTCGTCCGCACGGCCCTGGCCACCGGCGCGGCGGACGACCCCGTCCTGCGCGACCGCCTCGTCACCCAGTGGGCCGAACTGCGGACGATGCGCTGGAACGCCCTGCGCACCCTCGGCGACACGACGGACCCGGCCGCGCCCAGCGTGGCCAAACTGCTGTGGGCGCACTGGCACCAGCGCCTGGGCGAACTCGCGATGCAGGTCAGGGGCGCGGCAGGCGCGGCAGGCCCCGCCGACTGGTCGCCCACGGAACCGTACGCGCTGGACCCGCTCCAGCACCTGTTCCTGTTCAGCCGGGCCGACACCATTTACGGCGGCTCCGACGAGATCCAGCGCACGATCATCGCCGAGCGCGTGCTCGGCCTGCCGAAGGAACCCAGGGGAACCAAGGGCTGA
- a CDS encoding ABC transporter ATP-binding protein, producing METLVHLQNVSKQYNGAATPAVTGVNLAIAQGEAVAIMGPSGSGKSTLLNLIAAMDRPTTGTVQVGRDRVDKMNETTAAKYRRRQVGMIFQFFNLLDDMTVLDNILLPAQLAGGRSDAARQRADELLDRLRLNHRRDAYPARLSGGERQRVAIARALINRPALLLADEPTGAVDTRAGEEIGALLLDLNSTGQTLILVTHNPELAARYASRVISVADGRIRSDSANPAGSAGAPGMGAQR from the coding sequence ATGGAGACGCTCGTTCACCTGCAGAACGTATCGAAGCAGTACAACGGGGCCGCAACGCCTGCGGTGACAGGAGTGAACCTGGCAATCGCGCAGGGCGAAGCGGTCGCGATCATGGGCCCGTCCGGGAGCGGCAAGTCGACGCTGCTCAACTTGATTGCGGCGATGGACCGGCCGACCACCGGCACGGTGCAGGTCGGCCGGGACCGCGTGGACAAGATGAACGAGACCACCGCCGCCAAGTACCGGCGGCGCCAGGTCGGCATGATCTTCCAGTTCTTCAACCTGCTCGACGACATGACCGTCTTGGACAACATCCTGCTGCCCGCCCAGCTCGCCGGTGGCCGGTCGGACGCCGCGCGGCAGCGGGCCGACGAGCTGCTGGACAGGCTCCGGCTGAACCACCGCCGCGACGCCTACCCGGCGCGGCTGTCCGGCGGTGAGCGGCAGCGTGTGGCGATCGCCCGCGCCCTGATCAACCGGCCCGCGCTGCTGCTCGCCGACGAGCCGACCGGTGCGGTGGACACCAGGGCCGGAGAGGAGATCGGCGCACTGCTGCTGGATCTGAACTCGACGGGGCAGACGCTGATCCTGGTCACCCACAACCCGGAGCTGGCCGCCAGGTACGCGAGCCGGGTGATCTCTGTCGCCGACGGCCGGATCAGGTCGGACTCGGCCAACCCGGCAGGTTCCGCGGGTGCGCCCGGCATGGGGGCCCAGCGATGA
- a CDS encoding M55 family metallopeptidase — protein MRIYISVDMEGVTGLVDADDVQPGGRDYERGRLMMAEDVNAAIRGAVAAGATEITVNDAHGPMRNLLPESLHPAARLIRGKPKQMLMLEGLAPEHDAAVFVGYHSRAGALGVLSHSFMGHEIEDMWLDGRAVGEIGLAHATAAAIGVPVTVLTGDDCACTEMTEWDASVTTVAVKYARDRFTADLRPAEEARAAIENAVAASLSAPPKVPVVAAAPATLTVRWQSASVASTLLGIPGVTLADTRTVQAQGTVPGLYRLFGVWMRVAASLTNQPPYC, from the coding sequence GTGCGGATCTACATCAGTGTGGACATGGAGGGCGTCACCGGGCTGGTGGATGCCGACGATGTCCAGCCCGGCGGCCGAGACTACGAGCGTGGACGGCTGATGATGGCCGAGGACGTCAACGCCGCCATCCGCGGCGCCGTCGCAGCGGGTGCCACCGAAATCACCGTCAATGACGCGCACGGCCCGATGCGCAACCTCCTGCCCGAGTCGCTGCACCCGGCGGCGCGCCTCATCCGGGGCAAGCCCAAGCAGATGCTCATGCTCGAAGGACTCGCTCCCGAGCACGACGCCGCGGTCTTCGTCGGCTACCACTCACGGGCCGGTGCGCTCGGCGTACTGAGCCACAGCTTCATGGGGCACGAGATCGAAGACATGTGGCTGGACGGCCGGGCTGTGGGTGAGATAGGTCTGGCCCATGCCACCGCGGCCGCCATCGGCGTGCCGGTGACGGTCCTCACCGGTGACGACTGTGCCTGCACAGAGATGACGGAATGGGACGCCTCGGTGACGACCGTGGCCGTGAAGTATGCGCGGGACCGGTTCACGGCAGATCTACGACCGGCGGAAGAAGCACGTGCGGCAATCGAGAATGCGGTCGCCGCCAGTCTCTCCGCACCGCCGAAGGTCCCAGTTGTCGCGGCGGCCCCGGCCACCCTCACGGTCCGGTGGCAGTCGGCTTCAGTGGCCTCGACGCTCCTGGGAATTCCAGGCGTCACCTTGGCAGATACCCGGACCGTCCAGGCGCAGGGAACTGTCCCCGGCCTCTATCGGCTGTTCGGCGTGTGGATGCGAGTGGCAGCGTCCCTGACCAACCAGCCCCCCTACTGCTGA
- a CDS encoding response regulator, with the protein MKVVIADDQALVRGGFRLILREAGIDVVAEAADGAEAVAAVAEHRPDVALMDIRMPEVDGIEATRRILADGAGGPDGVRIIILTTFDLDEYVYEALAAGASGFLLKDISPEQLVASVQLVRAGDALLAPSITRRLVHRYAARPGAVPTAASGARARGRDLSALTPREHEVLGLVARGLSNAEIAASLTLSEATVKTHVARLLTKLQLRDRVQAVVLAYETGIVQPDARASGRPAP; encoded by the coding sequence ATGAAGGTCGTCATCGCCGATGATCAGGCGCTGGTCCGCGGCGGGTTCCGGCTGATCCTGCGGGAGGCGGGAATCGACGTCGTGGCGGAGGCGGCCGACGGAGCGGAGGCGGTCGCGGCCGTCGCCGAGCATCGGCCGGACGTGGCGCTGATGGACATCCGCATGCCCGAAGTGGACGGGATCGAGGCCACTCGCCGCATCCTGGCGGACGGCGCGGGCGGGCCCGACGGAGTGCGGATCATCATCCTGACCACGTTCGACCTGGACGAGTACGTCTACGAGGCCCTGGCCGCCGGGGCCAGCGGGTTCCTGCTCAAGGACATCTCCCCCGAGCAACTGGTCGCCTCGGTCCAGCTCGTCCGCGCCGGTGACGCGCTGCTGGCGCCGTCGATCACCCGCCGCCTGGTCCATCGCTACGCGGCGCGCCCCGGGGCGGTCCCGACCGCTGCGAGTGGCGCCCGGGCGAGAGGACGGGACCTGTCCGCTCTCACGCCGCGAGAGCACGAGGTGCTCGGCCTGGTCGCGCGTGGCCTGAGCAACGCCGAGATCGCCGCCTCGTTGACGCTCAGCGAGGCGACGGTGAAGACGCACGTGGCGCGACTCCTGACCAAGCTTCAGCTGCGCGACCGGGTCCAGGCGGTCGTCCTCGCATACGAGACCGGGATCGTACAACCGGACGCCCGGGCGTCGGGCCGTCCCGCACCGTAA
- a CDS encoding Zn-dependent alcohol dehydrogenase — protein MRGVLYDGTQSRIVDDLEVRDPGPGELHVAICAAGLCHSDLSVVDGTIPFPVPVVLGHEGAGVVEAVGAGVTHVAPGDHVALSTLANCGTCADCDRGRPTMCRQAIGRPGRPFTRRGGPVYQFASTSAFAERTVVKAVQAVRIPRDIPLPSAALIGCGVLTGVGAVLNRARVDQGDTVLVIGTGGIGLNVLQGARIAGASRIVAVDANPAKEAVARRFGATDFLTSTDDVKDVLPTGADHAFECVGRVELIRAAIDALDRHGQAVLLGVPPATAEASFLVSSMYLDKAVLGCRYGSSRPQRDIALYARMYREGRLLLDELVTATYPVEDYEKAAADAHAGRVARAVLTF, from the coding sequence ATGCGAGGCGTGCTCTACGACGGCACCCAGAGCCGGATCGTGGACGACCTGGAGGTCCGGGACCCGGGGCCCGGCGAGCTCCACGTGGCGATCTGCGCGGCGGGGCTGTGCCACAGCGACCTCTCCGTGGTCGACGGGACCATCCCCTTCCCCGTTCCCGTGGTGCTCGGCCATGAGGGCGCCGGTGTGGTGGAAGCGGTCGGCGCGGGCGTCACCCATGTCGCACCCGGCGACCACGTGGCGCTCTCCACCCTGGCCAACTGCGGGACGTGCGCGGACTGCGACCGCGGTCGCCCGACGATGTGCCGGCAGGCGATCGGCCGCCCCGGCCGCCCGTTCACGCGGCGCGGCGGGCCGGTGTACCAGTTCGCCTCCACCTCCGCCTTCGCAGAACGGACGGTCGTCAAGGCCGTCCAGGCGGTCCGCATCCCCAGGGACATCCCGCTGCCGTCGGCGGCCCTGATCGGCTGCGGGGTCCTGACCGGCGTGGGCGCCGTACTGAACCGCGCCCGGGTGGACCAGGGCGACACGGTCCTCGTCATCGGAACGGGCGGAATCGGTCTCAACGTCCTCCAGGGCGCGCGGATCGCAGGCGCCTCGCGGATCGTGGCGGTGGACGCCAACCCGGCGAAGGAGGCGGTGGCCCGCCGGTTCGGTGCGACCGACTTCCTGACCTCGACGGACGACGTGAAGGACGTCCTCCCCACCGGCGCCGACCACGCGTTCGAGTGCGTGGGCCGGGTGGAGCTGATCCGCGCGGCCATCGACGCCCTGGACCGCCACGGCCAGGCGGTGCTCCTCGGCGTCCCGCCGGCGACGGCCGAGGCGTCGTTCCTGGTCTCGTCGATGTACCTGGACAAGGCCGTCCTGGGCTGCCGCTACGGCTCCTCCCGTCCCCAGCGGGACATCGCGCTCTACGCCCGGATGTACCGCGAAGGCCGCCTGCTGCTGGACGAGTTGGTGACGGCGACCTACCCGGTGGAGGACTACGAGAAGGCGGCGGCGGACGCGCACGCGGGGCGGGTGGCGAGGGCGGTACTGACGTTCTGA
- a CDS encoding GNAT family N-acetyltransferase produces MDEIAARLKADATPSTPALILRSWSPLDAADLVELYRDAALRRWTSSAVNDEASAARWIQDQQWGWERGDRFAFAVIESQTAGTDGRLAGHVVLKIVAPGTSSAEVGYWTAAHARGRGVAPRALQALTDWAFTAFPGEELTRLELLHQVDNAASCRVAQKSRYALTRLLPAAPPAYPLAGHLHVRTRHL; encoded by the coding sequence ATGGACGAGATCGCTGCACGACTGAAGGCAGACGCCACACCGTCAACCCCCGCTCTCATACTGCGTTCCTGGAGCCCGTTGGACGCTGCCGACCTGGTCGAGCTGTATCGGGATGCCGCGCTGCGCCGATGGACGAGCTCAGCCGTGAACGACGAGGCGAGCGCGGCACGGTGGATTCAGGACCAGCAATGGGGGTGGGAGAGGGGAGACCGCTTTGCATTTGCCGTCATCGAATCCCAAACCGCAGGGACTGATGGTCGCTTGGCGGGCCACGTGGTCCTCAAGATCGTCGCACCGGGCACTTCGTCCGCCGAGGTCGGCTACTGGACCGCGGCGCATGCGCGCGGCCGGGGAGTGGCGCCCCGAGCACTGCAGGCGCTGACGGACTGGGCCTTCACCGCCTTCCCCGGTGAGGAACTGACACGCCTCGAACTCCTGCACCAAGTGGACAACGCAGCGTCATGCCGCGTCGCGCAGAAGAGCCGGTACGCCCTGACCAGGCTCCTACCGGCGGCACCACCCGCCTACCCCCTTGCCGGTCACCTCCACGTACGGACGCGCCACCTCTGA
- a CDS encoding SDR family NAD(P)-dependent oxidoreductase: MANFLAGKVVAVTGAGRGIGRAVALAAAAEGARVVVNDYGVLVDGASPTSEIADAVVKEIEAAGGEAVAVADDISTMAGGQRVVDRALAAYGRLDGVVCVAGILRERMLFNMTEHEWDPVLATHLKGTFTVFRAASAVMREQRSGTLIGFTSGNHQGSVSQANYSAAKGGIISLVRSAALGLHKYGVTANAVAPVARTRMSANVPMELKEIGDPEDVAALVVYLLSDRAKEEGVTGQVYTIAGPKLAVWAQPRELRAAYAEGAWTPERIADFLPGTVGTDPMPLLEQVEAMERAARRGR; the protein is encoded by the coding sequence ATGGCGAACTTCCTGGCGGGCAAGGTCGTCGCGGTGACGGGCGCGGGCCGAGGCATCGGGCGGGCGGTGGCGCTGGCCGCGGCGGCGGAGGGGGCGCGGGTCGTCGTCAACGACTACGGGGTCCTGGTGGACGGCGCCTCGCCCACGAGCGAGATCGCCGACGCCGTGGTCAAGGAGATCGAGGCGGCGGGCGGGGAGGCCGTCGCGGTCGCCGACGACATCTCGACCATGGCGGGCGGGCAGCGGGTGGTGGACCGGGCGCTCGCGGCGTACGGCCGCCTGGACGGGGTGGTGTGCGTGGCGGGCATCCTGCGCGAACGGATGCTGTTCAACATGACCGAGCACGAGTGGGACCCGGTGCTCGCCACACACCTCAAGGGCACGTTCACGGTGTTCCGCGCGGCGTCGGCGGTGATGCGGGAGCAGCGCTCGGGCACGCTGATCGGTTTCACGAGCGGCAACCACCAGGGCTCCGTGTCGCAGGCCAACTACAGCGCGGCAAAAGGCGGAATCATCTCCCTTGTCCGCAGCGCGGCCCTGGGTCTGCACAAGTACGGGGTGACGGCGAACGCGGTGGCCCCCGTGGCCCGGACCCGCATGTCGGCGAACGTCCCCATGGAACTGAAGGAGATCGGCGACCCCGAGGACGTGGCGGCGCTGGTGGTCTACCTCCTGTCCGACCGCGCGAAGGAGGAGGGCGTCACGGGCCAGGTGTACACGATCGCGGGCCCGAAACTGGCGGTCTGGGCACAGCCGAGGGAGCTGAGAGCGGCGTACGCGGAGGGCGCGTGGACCCCGGAGAGGATCGCGGACTTCCTGCCGGGAACGGTGGGGACGGACCCGATGCCGCTGCTGGAGCAGGTGGAGGCGATGGAGAGGGCGGCACGCCGCGGCCGCTGA